A stretch of the Arvicola amphibius chromosome 8, mArvAmp1.2, whole genome shotgun sequence genome encodes the following:
- the LOC119821180 gene encoding TRAF family member-associated NF-kappa-B activator-like has protein sequence MDKNIGEQLNRAYEAFRQACMDRDSAVRELQQKTENYEQRIREQQEQLSFQQTLIDKLKSQLLLVDSSRDNSCGCVPLLEDSEKRKNNLTLDEPRDKVKLGTLRDKQSKGRRQVSSGKEPSADLSLPSHHHRDNIEKTFWDLKEEFHRICLLAKAQKDHLSKLNIPDIATDTQCSVPIQCTDKTDKQEVLFKPQAKDGINRGTPCIASVTPRGLGRDEEDTSLESLSKLNVKFPPMDSDSAFLHSTPETPSILTPDTSESVCQDTFNMEGRDNPGNFGKTEETLFEIRGIDLMTSAIQNLKTTDKTNPSNLRAPCLPAGDRNVFYVNTFPLQDPPDAPFPSLDSPGKAVRGPQQPFWKPFLNQDTDLVVLTGTDAELLKPQVCEFCQEPFPPSMTSRGDFLRHLNSHFNGET, from the coding sequence ATGGATAAAAACATTGGCGAGCAACTCAACAGAGCATATGAAGCCTTCCGACAAGCGTGCATGGACAGAGACTCGGCGGTAAGGGAGCTACAGCAAAAGACTGAGAACTATGAACAAAGAATACGCGAGCAACAAGAACAGCTGTCATTTCAACAAACTCTTATTGACAAGCTAAAATCACAGCTACTTCTGGTGGATTCCAGTCGAGATAACAGTTGTGGCTGTGTACCTTTGCTTGAAGACAgtgaaaaaaggaagaataatttGACTCTTGATGAACCACGTGATAAAGTGAAACTAGGAACACTGAGAGATAAGCAGTCAAAGGGGAGAAGACAAGTTTCTTCTGGAAAAGAGCCCTCAGCGGATCTCAGCCTTCCTTCACATCATCACAGGGATAATATAGAGAAGACTTTCTGGGACCTTAAGGAAGAATTTCATAGGATATGCTTGCTAGCAAAAGCACAGAAAGACCACTTAAGCAAACTTAATATACCAGATATTGCAACTGACACACAGTGCTCTGTGCCCATACAGTGTACTGATAAAACAGATAAACAAGAAGTGCTATTTAAGCCCCAGGCTAAAGATGGTATAAACAGAGGTACACCGTGTATCGCATCTGTTACACCGAGAGGACTGGGCCGAGATGAGGAGGACACCTCTTTGGAATCACTTTCTAAGCTCAATGTCAAGTTTCCACCCATGGACAGTGACTCTGCTTTCTTACATAGCACTCCAGAGACACCCAGCATCCTTACTCCTGACACATCTGAGTCTGTGTGCCAGGATACATTTAatatggaaggcagagacaaccCAGGAAACTTTGGTAAAACAGAAGAAACTTTATTTGAAATTCGGGGAATTGACCTCATGACTTCAGCTATACAAAACCTTAAAACAACTGACAAAACAAACCCTTCAAATCTTAGAGCTCCGTGTTTGCCAGCTGGAGACCGTAATGTGTTCTATGTAAACACATTCCCACTTCAGGACCCGCCTGATGCACCTTTTCCCTCACTGGATTCCCCAGGAAAAGCTGTCCGAGGACCACAGCAGCCCTTTTGGAAGCCCTTTCTTAACCAAGACACTGACTTAGTGGTACTAACTGGTACAGACGCGGAACTCCTTAAACCTCAAGTGTGTGAATTCTGTCAAGAGCCTTTCCCACCGTCCATGACTTCCAGGGGGGATTTCCTCCGGCATCTTAATTCACACTTTAATGGGGAGACTTAG